In Solanum lycopersicum chromosome 5, SLM_r2.1, the following are encoded in one genomic region:
- the LOC101264519 gene encoding transcription factor MYB3 — protein MRKPCCDNKEEMHKGAWSKQEDQKLIDYITKHGEGCWRNLPKAAGLLRCGKSCRLRWMNYLNPNLKRGNFSEDEDDLIIKLHALLGNRWSLIAGRLPGRTDNEVKNYWNSHLTRKLIKMGIDPKNHRLSHYLHIKRLELLQENNTRLENVGVISDATSSYANKDQQITSSLLDLNLIP, from the exons ATGAGAAAGCCTTGTTGtgataacaaagaagaaatgcATAAAGGAGCTTGGTCTAAACAAGAAGATCAAAAACTCATTGATTATATCACTAAACATGGTGAAGGTTGCTGGAGAAATTTACCTAAAGCTGCTG GCCTGCTTCGTTGTGGAAAAAGTTGTAGGCTAAGATGGATGAATTATCTTAATCCAAATCtaaaaagaggaaatttttCTGAGGATGAAGATGATCTAATCATCAAGCTTCATGCTCTCCTTGGCAATAG gTGGTCGTTAATAGCAGGAAGATTGCCAGGACGAACGGATAATGAAGTGAAGAATTATTGGAATTCTCATTTGACAAGAAAACTTATAAAAATGGGAATTGATCCAAAAAATCATAGGCTATCTCATTATCTTCACATAAAAAGACTTGAATTACTCCAAGAAAATAACACAAGATTAGAAAATGTTGGAGTAATATCTGATGCTACAAGTTCTTATGCTAATAAAGATCAACAAATTACAAGTTCATTGCTTGATCTCAATTTAATTCCATAG
- the LOC101257961 gene encoding multicopper oxidase LPR2 translates to MMKNMLFLVYLINFLGFFMVSTMAKDSNDQLMTLSKLKMFVDELQDMPRIKGYDVINGVHVPKSLKIGMYKKKWKFHRDLPASEVFAYGTSRHTATVPGPTIEAIYGVDSYITWRNHLPSKHILPWDPSIPIATTTFKKGIPTVVHLHGGIDEPQSDGHSEAWFTKHFKHHGPKWTTKTYHYHNYQHPGTMWYHDHAMGLTRVNILAGLMGAYVIQQPNVEGPLGLIYGEEYDRPLVVFDRGFRSDGSIYMNSTGNNPSIHPQWQPEYFGDAIIVNGKAWPYMNVKRRKYRFRIINASNARFFKFVFTNNMSFIHVASDSAYHESPVELHDLLLAPSEIADVIVDFSKSKSKSKSVILANDAVYPYPFGDPVNEENSKVMKFIINSDHEVQTGHIPHKLITYRPPDISTASNTRYIAFYEYASDIDEPTHLYINGKSYEAPVTEMPKVGTSEIWNIINLTEDNHPLHIHLGLFVVLEQIELVNIEEFKGCMMKLNDAIKCKIDKYSHGKRTKVVIHEKGWKNVYKMMPGYVTKIFVKFSLIHSNESYPFDATAEPGYVYHCHILDHEDNVMMRPLKFVN, encoded by the exons atgatgaaaaatatgctgtttttggtgtatttaattaatttcttggGATTTTTCATGGTTTCAACAATGGCAAAAGATTCTAATGATCAATTAATGActctttcaaaattaaaaatgtttgttGATGAACTCCAAGACATGCCAAGAATCAAAGGTTATGATGTTATCAATGGTGTTCATGTTCCTAAATCTCTCAAGATTGGcatgtacaaaaaaaaatgg AAATTCCATAGGGATCTTCCAGCAAGTGAAGTGTTTGCATATGGTACATCGCGGCACACAGCAACAGTCCCTGGTCCTACGATCGAGGCCATTTATGGAGTTGACTCTTATATTACGTGGCGAAATCACCTCCCTTCAAAGCACATACTTCCATGGGACCCATCAATTCCAATTGCTACAACTACTTTTAAAAAAGGGATCCCAACTGTGGTGCACCTACATGGTGGAATTGATGAACCACAAAGTGATGGTCACTCTGAGGCATGGTTCACTAAACATTTCAAACATCATGGACCAAAATGGACTACAAAAACCTATCATTATCATAACTATCAACATCCCGGTACAATGTGGTACCACGATCACGCGATGGGGTTGACTAGGGTCAACATTCTAGCTGGTCTCATGGGTGCCTATGTTATACAACAACCAAATGTTGAGGGGCCACTAGGGTTGATATATGGTGAAGAGTATGATCGTCCTTTGGTTGTATTTGATCGTGGTTTTAGGTCAGATGGTTCGATTTACATGAACTCTACCGGTAACAATCCTTCTATACATCCTCAGTGGCAACCTGAATATTTTGGTGATGCGATTATAGTCAATGGAAAAGCTTGGCCTTACATGAATGTGAAACGAAGGAAGTACCGATTCAGGATCATCAACGCAAGTAACGCCAGGTTTTTCAAATTCGTCTTCACTAATAACATGTCGTTTATACACGTGGCGTCTGATTCAGCTTATCATGAAAGTCCGGTAGAGCTCCATGACCTACTATTAGCTCCATCTGAAATAGCTGATGTGATTGTTGACTTTTCAAAGTCAAAGTCAAAGTCAAAGTCCGTGATTTTAGCCAATGATGCCGTGTATCCTTATCCGTTTGGCGATCCGGTCAACGAAGAAAACAGTAAGGTAATGAAATTCATTATCAACTCGGATCATGAGGTTCAAACAGGGCACATTCCGCATAAACTGATAACATATAGGCCTCCAGACATATCAACAGCTTCAAATACAAGGTACATTGCTTTTTACGAGTATGCTAGTGATATCGATGAGCCTACACACCTATATATCAATGGAAAATCGTATGAAGCACCCGTGACGGAGATGCCAAAAGTAGGGACTAGTGAGATTTGGAACATCATCAATCTAACTGAAGATAATCATCCATTGCACATACATTTAGGTCTATTTGTTGTGTTGGAACAAATAGAATTGGTGAATATTGAAGAGTTTAAAGGTTGTATGATGAAATTGAATGATGCAATTAAGTGCAAAATTGATAAGTATTCACATGGAAAAAGGACTAAAGTGGTTATTCATGAGAAAGGGTGGAAAAATGTGTATAAAATGATGCCTGGATAtgttacaaaaatatttgtgaaattttctTTGATTCATTCAAATGAATCATATCCATTTGATGCAACAGCAGAGCCTGGCTATGTTTATCATTGTCAT ATTCTTGATCATGAAGATAATGTCATGATGAGGCCTTTAAAGTTTGTtaattga
- the LOC101257369 gene encoding peptidyl serine alpha-galactosyltransferase isoform X1 has protein sequence MMEKKAILVFLVLTLSLISGQEPEKIDTQKAPWRIHTLFSVECQNYFDWQTVGLMHSYRKAQQPGPITRLLSCTEDERKGYRGMELAPTFEVPSMSRHPKTGDWYPAINKPAGVVHWLKYSKEAENVDWVVILDADMIIRGPIVPWEIGAEKGKPVSAYYGYLIGCDNILAKLHTKHPEFCDKVGGLLAMHIDDLRALAPLWLSKTEEVREDRAHWPTNYTGDIYGTGWISEMYGYSFGAAEARLRHKINDNLMIYPGYTPREGVEPILMHYGLPFNVGNWSFSKLDHHEDDIVYDCSRLFPEPPYPREITQMESDHNKRRALFLNIECINTMNEGLLLQHAAFKCPKPKWSKYLSFLKSKTFAELSRPKHLTPQSRQMMEIEIHEEVNKEPEKPPPKIEVKIHKEVVNEPEKPHPKIHTIFSTECSSYFDWQTVGLVHSFYKSGQPGNITRLLSCTDEDLKQYKGHDLAPTHYVPSMSRHPLTGDWYPAINKPAAVLHWMNHVKTDAEYIVILDADMIMRGPITPWEFNAGRSRPASTPYDYLIGCDNILAKLHTRHPEACDKVGGVIIMHVDDLRKFALQWLHKTMEVRLDRSHWSKNITGDIYESGWISEMYGYSFGAAELNLRHVISDEILIYPGYVPKPGVNYRVFHYGLEYRVGKWSFDKANWRHTDLVNKCWAKFPDPPDPSSLDQTDNNSLQRDLLSVECATTLNEALRLHHERRKCPDPNTISTPKHDRVNQDRVDETRTNAETRRASAETRTNAETRTSAESRTNADTKTDAETRTNSETRADDEIRTNAEARMAVETTTSTKFGGVDEVQAFRHDEMPKNSSQESSQVETSNGTFTSMRFWIMVLWGVSIFGFLGVMSVMLKGRKGLKKRGKGYKSKRRTTYSGFWDTNGQDRHLRNAETA, from the exons ATGATGGAGAAAAAAGCAATCTTGGTGTTTTTGGTGCTGACATTGAGTTTAATAAGTGGTCAAGAACCAGAAAAGATTGATACCCAAAAGGCACCATGGAGGATCCACACTTTGTTTTCTGTGGAATGTCAGAATTACTTCGATTGGCAAACGGTTGGACTTATGCATAGTTATAGGAAGGCTCAGCAACCTGGACCTATTACAAGATTGTTGAGCTGTACTGAAGATGAGAGAAAGGGGTATAGAGGGATGGAGCTGGCTCCTACTTTTGAGGTTCCTTCTATGAGTAGACATCCTAAAACTGGTGACTG GTATCCTGCAATTAACAAACCGGCTGGAGTTGTTCACTGGCTTAAATACAGCAAAGAGGCAGAAAATGTTGATTGGGTTGTCATACTGGACGCAGACATGATCATTCGAGGTCCAATCGTGCCATGGGAGATTGGGGCAGAGAAAGGGAAGCCTGTTTCTGCGTATTATGG GTATTTAATTGGATGCGACAATATTCTTGCAAAGCTGCATACAAAGCATCCTGAATTTTGTGACAAGGTTGGTGGGCTATTAGCCATGCATATAGATGATCTTCGAGCTTTGGCACCCCTATGGCTTTCAAAGACTGAAGAAGTACGGGAAGACAGAGCTCACTGGCCAACCAATTATACTGGTGATATCTACGGAACAGGGTGGATCAGTGAGATGTATGGATATTCATTTGGTGCTGCCGAGGCAA GACTCCGGCATAAGATCAATGATAACTTGATGATATACCCTGGCTATACTCCACGAGAGGGTGTTGAACCTATTCTTATGCATTATGGGTTACCTTTTAATGTTGGAAACTGGTCATTCAGTAAACTAGACCATCATGAAGACGACATTGTCTATGATTGCAGCCGTCTCTTCCCTGAACCTCCATATCCTCGAGAG ATAACACAGATGGAATCTGATCATAACAAAAGGAGGGCACTGTTTCTGAATATTGAGTGCATTAATACCATGAATGAGGGCCTTTTATTACAGCATGCTGCCTTTAAATGCCCTAAGCCAAAGTGGTCAAAGTATCTTAGTTTCCTAAAGAGTAAAACATTCGCTGAACTAAGTCGGCCAAAACATTTGACTCCCCAAAGTCGACAGATGATGGAGATTGAAATTCATGAAGAAGTTAATAAGGAGCCCGAAAAGCCACCCCCAAAAATTGAGGTTAAAATTCATAAAGAAGTTGTTAATGAGCCTGAAAAGCCACACCCGAAAATCCACACCATTTTCTCTACAGAATGCTCATCTTACTTTGATTGGCAAACAGTGGGGCTTGTGCACAGTTTTTACAAGAGTGGTCAGCCAGGGAACATCACAAGGCTTCTAAGCTGTACCGATGAAGATTTAAAGCAATACAAAGGCCATGATCTAGCTCCCACCCACTATGTACCGTCCATGAGCCGACATCCATTAACAGGAGATTG GTATCCAGCTATCAATAAGCCAGCTGCAGTTCTTCATTGGATGAATCATGTGAAGACAGATGCTGAATACATTGTAATTCTTGATGCCGATATGATCATGAGAGGACCAATAACACCATGGGAATTCAATGCAGGCCGCAGTCGACCTGCTTCAACTCCTTATGA CTACCTTATCGGCTGTGACAACATACTGGCAAAGCTCCACACTCGCCATCCTGAAGCTTGTGACAAGGTTGGGGGCGTAATCATTATGCATGTAGATGATCTACGGAAATTTGCGCTGCAGTGGCTGCACAAAACCATGGAAGTCCGGCTTGATAGATCTCATTGGTCCAAGAACATAACAGGAGATATCTATGAATCTGGATGGATTAGTGAGATGTATGGTTACTCATTTGGTGCTGCAGAG TTGAATCTGCGACATGTCATAAGTGACGAGATTCTGATATACCCAGGATATGTTCCTAAGCCTGGTGTTAATTATAGAGTCTTCCACTATGGCTTGGAATATAGGGTTGGTAAGTGGAGTTTTGACAAAGCAAACTGGAGACACACCGACTTGGTTAACAAATGTTGGGCTAAGTTTCCTGATCCTCCTGATCCATCATCACTTGATCAAACTGACAACAATTCCCTACAGCGCGACTTGCTTAGCGTAGAATGTGCAACAACGTTGAATGAAGCTCTTCGGTTGCACCACGAGAGGAGAAAATGCCCAGATCCTAACACTATTTCCACACCCAAACATGACAGAGTAAATCAGGACAGAGTCGATGAAACTAGAACCAATGCTGAAACTAGAAGAGCCAGTGCTGAAACTAGAACCAATGCTGAAACTAGAACCAGTGCTGAAAGTAGAACCAATGCTGATACTAAAACCGATGCTGAAACTAGAACCAATTCTGAAACTAGAGCCGATGATGAAATTAGAACCAATGCTGAAGCTAGAATGGCCGTTGAAACTACAACTTCAACGAAGTTTGGAGGCGTTGACGAAGTTCAGGCCTTTAGGCACGATGAAATGCCCAAAAATAGTTCTCAGGAATCCTCCCAAGTTGAAACGTCAAACGGAACATTCACTTCCATGAGATTTTGGATCATGGTTTTGTGGGGTGTTTCAATCTTCGGCTTCTTAGGTGTCATGTCCGTCATGCTTAAAGGGCGTAAGGGATTGAAAAAGAGAGGTAAAGGTTACAAGTCCAAGAGAAGAACTACATATTCCGGTTTCTGGGATACAAATGGACAGGACAGACATCTACGCAACGCTGAAACAGCATAG
- the LOC101257369 gene encoding peptidyl serine alpha-galactosyltransferase isoform X2: MMEKKAILVFLVLTLSLISGQEPEKIDTQKAPWRIHTLFSVECQNYFDWQTVGLMHSYRKAQQPGPITRLLSCTEDERKGYRGMELAPTFEVPSMSRHPKTGDWYPAINKPAGVVHWLKYSKEAENVDWVVILDADMIIRGPIVPWEIGAEKGKPVSAYYGYLIGCDNILAKLHTKHPEFCDKVGGLLAMHIDDLRALAPLWLSKTEEVREDRAHWPTNYTGDIYGTGWISEMYGYSFGAAEVGLRHKINDNLMIYPGYTPREGVEPILMHYGLPFNVGNWSFSKLDHHEDDIVYDCSRLFPEPPYPREITQMESDHNKRRALFLNIECINTMNEGLLLQHAAFKCPKPKWSKYLSFLKSKTFAELSRPKHLTPQSRQMMEIEIHEEVNKEPEKPPPKIEVKIHKEVVNEPEKPHPKIHTIFSTECSSYFDWQTVGLVHSFYKSGQPGNITRLLSCTDEDLKQYKGHDLAPTHYVPSMSRHPLTGDWYPAINKPAAVLHWMNHVKTDAEYIVILDADMIMRGPITPWEFNAGRSRPASTPYDYLIGCDNILAKLHTRHPEACDKVGGVIIMHVDDLRKFALQWLHKTMEVRLDRSHWSKNITGDIYESGWISEMYGYSFGAAELNLRHVISDEILIYPGYVPKPGVNYRVFHYGLEYRVGKWSFDKANWRHTDLVNKCWAKFPDPPDPSSLDQTDNNSLQRDLLSVECATTLNEALRLHHERRKCPDPNTISTPKHDRVNQDRVDETRTNAETRRASAETRTNAETRTSAESRTNADTKTDAETRTNSETRADDEIRTNAEARMAVETTTSTKFGGVDEVQAFRHDEMPKNSSQESSQVETSNGTFTSMRFWIMVLWGVSIFGFLGVMSVMLKGRKGLKKRGKGYKSKRRTTYSGFWDTNGQDRHLRNAETA, from the exons ATGATGGAGAAAAAAGCAATCTTGGTGTTTTTGGTGCTGACATTGAGTTTAATAAGTGGTCAAGAACCAGAAAAGATTGATACCCAAAAGGCACCATGGAGGATCCACACTTTGTTTTCTGTGGAATGTCAGAATTACTTCGATTGGCAAACGGTTGGACTTATGCATAGTTATAGGAAGGCTCAGCAACCTGGACCTATTACAAGATTGTTGAGCTGTACTGAAGATGAGAGAAAGGGGTATAGAGGGATGGAGCTGGCTCCTACTTTTGAGGTTCCTTCTATGAGTAGACATCCTAAAACTGGTGACTG GTATCCTGCAATTAACAAACCGGCTGGAGTTGTTCACTGGCTTAAATACAGCAAAGAGGCAGAAAATGTTGATTGGGTTGTCATACTGGACGCAGACATGATCATTCGAGGTCCAATCGTGCCATGGGAGATTGGGGCAGAGAAAGGGAAGCCTGTTTCTGCGTATTATGG GTATTTAATTGGATGCGACAATATTCTTGCAAAGCTGCATACAAAGCATCCTGAATTTTGTGACAAGGTTGGTGGGCTATTAGCCATGCATATAGATGATCTTCGAGCTTTGGCACCCCTATGGCTTTCAAAGACTGAAGAAGTACGGGAAGACAGAGCTCACTGGCCAACCAATTATACTGGTGATATCTACGGAACAGGGTGGATCAGTGAGATGTATGGATATTCATTTGGTGCTGCCGAG GTAGGACTCCGGCATAAGATCAATGATAACTTGATGATATACCCTGGCTATACTCCACGAGAGGGTGTTGAACCTATTCTTATGCATTATGGGTTACCTTTTAATGTTGGAAACTGGTCATTCAGTAAACTAGACCATCATGAAGACGACATTGTCTATGATTGCAGCCGTCTCTTCCCTGAACCTCCATATCCTCGAGAG ATAACACAGATGGAATCTGATCATAACAAAAGGAGGGCACTGTTTCTGAATATTGAGTGCATTAATACCATGAATGAGGGCCTTTTATTACAGCATGCTGCCTTTAAATGCCCTAAGCCAAAGTGGTCAAAGTATCTTAGTTTCCTAAAGAGTAAAACATTCGCTGAACTAAGTCGGCCAAAACATTTGACTCCCCAAAGTCGACAGATGATGGAGATTGAAATTCATGAAGAAGTTAATAAGGAGCCCGAAAAGCCACCCCCAAAAATTGAGGTTAAAATTCATAAAGAAGTTGTTAATGAGCCTGAAAAGCCACACCCGAAAATCCACACCATTTTCTCTACAGAATGCTCATCTTACTTTGATTGGCAAACAGTGGGGCTTGTGCACAGTTTTTACAAGAGTGGTCAGCCAGGGAACATCACAAGGCTTCTAAGCTGTACCGATGAAGATTTAAAGCAATACAAAGGCCATGATCTAGCTCCCACCCACTATGTACCGTCCATGAGCCGACATCCATTAACAGGAGATTG GTATCCAGCTATCAATAAGCCAGCTGCAGTTCTTCATTGGATGAATCATGTGAAGACAGATGCTGAATACATTGTAATTCTTGATGCCGATATGATCATGAGAGGACCAATAACACCATGGGAATTCAATGCAGGCCGCAGTCGACCTGCTTCAACTCCTTATGA CTACCTTATCGGCTGTGACAACATACTGGCAAAGCTCCACACTCGCCATCCTGAAGCTTGTGACAAGGTTGGGGGCGTAATCATTATGCATGTAGATGATCTACGGAAATTTGCGCTGCAGTGGCTGCACAAAACCATGGAAGTCCGGCTTGATAGATCTCATTGGTCCAAGAACATAACAGGAGATATCTATGAATCTGGATGGATTAGTGAGATGTATGGTTACTCATTTGGTGCTGCAGAG TTGAATCTGCGACATGTCATAAGTGACGAGATTCTGATATACCCAGGATATGTTCCTAAGCCTGGTGTTAATTATAGAGTCTTCCACTATGGCTTGGAATATAGGGTTGGTAAGTGGAGTTTTGACAAAGCAAACTGGAGACACACCGACTTGGTTAACAAATGTTGGGCTAAGTTTCCTGATCCTCCTGATCCATCATCACTTGATCAAACTGACAACAATTCCCTACAGCGCGACTTGCTTAGCGTAGAATGTGCAACAACGTTGAATGAAGCTCTTCGGTTGCACCACGAGAGGAGAAAATGCCCAGATCCTAACACTATTTCCACACCCAAACATGACAGAGTAAATCAGGACAGAGTCGATGAAACTAGAACCAATGCTGAAACTAGAAGAGCCAGTGCTGAAACTAGAACCAATGCTGAAACTAGAACCAGTGCTGAAAGTAGAACCAATGCTGATACTAAAACCGATGCTGAAACTAGAACCAATTCTGAAACTAGAGCCGATGATGAAATTAGAACCAATGCTGAAGCTAGAATGGCCGTTGAAACTACAACTTCAACGAAGTTTGGAGGCGTTGACGAAGTTCAGGCCTTTAGGCACGATGAAATGCCCAAAAATAGTTCTCAGGAATCCTCCCAAGTTGAAACGTCAAACGGAACATTCACTTCCATGAGATTTTGGATCATGGTTTTGTGGGGTGTTTCAATCTTCGGCTTCTTAGGTGTCATGTCCGTCATGCTTAAAGGGCGTAAGGGATTGAAAAAGAGAGGTAAAGGTTACAAGTCCAAGAGAAGAACTACATATTCCGGTTTCTGGGATACAAATGGACAGGACAGACATCTACGCAACGCTGAAACAGCATAG
- the LOC101257662 gene encoding uncharacterized protein, giving the protein MATLGLSLFSASMGHQCILPKSQYSPSKFRISCSSLFLQNNKFKRKYTSVMIVPTGVGAAIGGYAGDALPVARALSSVVDCLISHPNVLNAAMLYWPMPNALYVEGYALDRFAEGLWTLQPVHQNRVGLVFDAGIEEELLMRHLQVVDATRASLGLPIVGYTVTDTPLLVEKWVDPTSGQSTGRIQRPDSLLRAVENLRNECKVDAVAVVARFPDDDTKDLDDYRQGVGIDLLAGVEAVISHLVVKNFQIPCAHAPAVLPPQLNMAVCPKSAAEEIGFTFLPCVLAGLSTAPQYLVKANNYSDNCIVAGDVDSVILPIDACCGDGALAFANRKRNKPLIIAVEENQTVLNDTPDSLGIEAVKVSNYWEAIGVIAAHKAGIDPNSLRRNRINNITPTTFVPSNGYAKSSIKSFV; this is encoded by the exons ATGGCTACATTAGGCCTCAGTCTTTTCTCAGCTTCAATGGGTCATCAATGTATTCTCCCAAAATCCCAATATTCACCTTCTAAGTTCAGAATTTCATGTTCCAGCTTGTTCTTGCAAAATAACAAG TTTAAGAGGAAGTATACAAGTGTGATGATAGTGCCTACTGGTGTTGGAGCAGCTATTGGTGGCTATGCTGGTGATGCTTTGCCTGTTGCTCGAGCACTTTCCTCTGTTGTTGACTGCCTTATTTCTCATCCTAAT GTTCTTAATGCAGCAATGCTGTACTGGCCCATGCCAAATGCACTCTATGTTGAAGGCTATGCACTTGATCGATTTGCTGAAGGTCTCTGGACACTGCAACCAGTTCATCAAAATAGG GTAGGACTAGTTTTTGATGCTGGGATAGAGGAAGAGCTTCTTATGCGCCACCTACAAGTGGTTGATGCAACAAGAGCTTCTCTTGGATTGCCAATAGTGGGATACACTGTAACTGACACCCCTTTACTG GTGGAGAAATGGGTTGATCCAACAAGTGGCCAATCAACAGGGAGGATTCAGCGTCCAGATTCACTACTGAGAGCTGTGGAGAACTTGCGAAATGAGTGTAAGGTAGATGCAGTTGCGGTTGTGGCACGCTTTCCAGACGATGATACCAAAGACTTGGATGATTATCGACAAGGAGTG GGAATAGATCTTTTGGCAGGTGTGGAAGCTGTTATAAGTCACTTAGTGGTGAAGAATTTTCAGATTCCTTGCGCACATGCTCCTGCAGTATTGCCTCCTCAATTAAACATGGCAGTGTGCCCAAAATCAGCTGCTGAAGAG ATAGGATTTACATTCTTGCCGTGTGTCCTTGCTGGGCTTAGCACTGCACCACAGTATTTGGTCAAGGCCAATAATTATTCAGACAACTGCATTGTAGCTGGTGACGTTGACAGTGTGATTCTACCAATTGATGCTTGTTGTGGAGATGGTGCTCTTGCATTTGCCAATCGTAAAAGAAACAAG CCTCTTATAATTGCTGTTGAAGAGAATCAAACAGTTCTGAATGATACACCGGACTCACTTGGTATTGAAGCT GTGAAGGTGTCAAACTACTGGGAAGCAATAGGTGTAATTGCAGCTCACAAGGCAGGAATAGATCCAAATTCTCTTAGAAGGAATAGAATCAACAACATAACACCAACTACTTTTGTTCCTTCAAATGGTTATGCTAAATCAAGTATCAAATCATTTGTTTGA
- the LOC101258259 gene encoding heavy metal-associated isoprenylated plant protein 37 encodes MTKDEDFKLLKIQTCELRVNIHCDGCKQKVKKLLQRIEGVYQVNIDFEHQKVTVYGSVDSDTLIRRLVKARKHAELWSPINTSQTQKQQNPICIKDNNKNKTNQKQQGILKNQHQEKFNLLPEEIDYLDEDDEDDDCYPEEEMRFVRDGPRQMAILRQQAEANKKKAMAAAMANGKGNNNNVAAHGKKTGPSPNMPMKANPGGGGIDQRAIHAMKMNMNGAASAAQLGPNVNLNEAAKIGMVGGNDLNSMMNLAGFHGNNNNGTTTTTTNNNNNVAAFLNAGGFQGHQNNAIPGSLSTGGHHHPSSASMLMNMNNGGQQQQYNPAQMLMNFQNRHAMQHQQQQPQMMYNRSPFVPPSTGYYYNNTNNNYGQVPYTTYADPYYYTSAAAAAANADQSATNTHMFSDENPSSCSIM; translated from the exons atgaCTAAAGATGAAGACTTTAAGCTACTCAAGATTCAG ACTTGTGAGCTCAGAGTTAACATACATTGTGATGGTTGCAAGCAGAAAGTGAAGAAGCTCCTTCAGAGAATTGAAG GTGTTTACCAAGTAAACATAGACTTTGAGCATCAAAAAGTGACTGTTTATGGTAGTGTTGATTCTGATACTTTGATTAGAAGATTAGTTAAGGCTCGTAAGCACGCGGAGCTTTGGTCTCCGATTAACACTAGTCAAACTCAGAAACAACAAAATCCCATCTGCATCAAAGATAACAACAAGAATAAGACAAATCAGAAGCAACAAGGTATTCTCAAGAATCAGCACCAGGAGAAGTTTAATCTTTTGCCAGAGGAAATCGATTATCTCGATGAGGATGATGAGGACGATGATTGTTATCCTGAGGAAGAGATGAGGTTTGTGAGAGATGGACCAAGGCAGATGGCTATTCTTAGACAACAAGCTGAAGCGAATAAGAAGAAAGCTATGGCGGCTGCTATGGCTAATGGGAAAGGTAACAACAACAATGTTGCTGCTCATGGCAAGAAAACTGGCCCTAGTCCGAATATGCCAATGAAGGCAAATCCCGGAGGCGGTGGCATTGACCAAAGAGCAATTCATGCTATGAAAATGAACATGAATGGTGCTGCTTCTGCTGCTCAATTAGGTCCAAATGTCAACCTCAACGAGGCTGCGAAAATTGGAATGGTGGGAGGAAACGACTTAAACTCAATGATGAATCTTGCTGGTTTTCATGGGAATAACAACAATggaactactactactactactaacaataacaacaacgtTGCTGCATTCTTGAACGCGGGTGGATTTCAAGGTCATCAAAACAATGCTATACCGGGATCTTTATCCACCGGTGGTCATCATCATCCTTCCTCTGCCTCGATGCTAATGAACATGAACAACGGAGGCCAACAACAACAGTACAATCCAGCACAAATgctaatgaattttcaaaacaGGCATGCTAtgcaacatcaacaacaacaacctcAGATGATGTACAATCGTTCACCATTCGTTCCTCCTTCCACCGGTTATTACTATAACAATACCAACAATAACTATGGCCAAGTCCCTTACACTACTTATGCTGATCCTTATTACTACACttctgctgctgctgctgctgctaaTGCTGATCAATCTGCCACTAATACTCATATGTTTAGTGATGAGAATCCTAGTAGTTGTAGTATCATGTGA